A segment of the Arachis hypogaea cultivar Tifrunner chromosome 5, arahy.Tifrunner.gnm2.J5K5, whole genome shotgun sequence genome:
ATATTTCATAACACCCTTCCTCCTCTACTCTTGTTATCTTCACTTTATGACCccttataaatttaataattattgattAGGTTTTGTGATATGCCAAAGGATTGGATGGATCTACCGAGGTATAGCGAAGAGTATATCAATGATGTTATTAGTTTCTTAGAGTTTGCATACTTTGAGGGAGAACCGGACGGACAACAAATTCAATGTCCTTGTAAGAGGTGTTGTAACATTGAGTGGTATAGAAGAGATGTGGTATTTGACCATTTAGTAGCCGACGGATTTGTTAAGGGATATAGAACATGGATTAATCACGGGGAATGGACAATCCCGATGGTGGTTGATGATGACACGGATGATGAAGGTGCACGCGATGACATCGAAGGACTGCTTAATGATGCATTTGGAGATCATGCTGAGGGTGTTACTGTAGGTCCCAATAAAGAGGCTAAaaagttttataatttaatagATGGGGCAAGTCAAGAGTTATACCCGGGCTGCAAGAAATTTTCTACATTATCTTTTACCATATGCCTGTACTTGTTAAAGTGTTTGCACGGTTGGAGTAATGCCTCCTTCACTTCCCTTCTTGAGCTATTGAAAGAGGCCATGCTTGAAATTAACATACCTCCATCTTTCCATAACACGAAGGCTATGATAAGAGATTTAGGTCTGGATTATAAAAAACGTGATGCTTGTCCTAATGATTGCCTCCTATATAGGAAAGAACTAAAGGATGAAACACAATGTTGTGTATGTGGAACATCTCGATATACTGAAAATTCTAGTGATAATAGCGAGAACCAACCTCACAAGAATGGTCGTCCTATTCCTGCAAAGACTCTAAGATACTTTCCTATAATTCCAAGACTTCAGAGATTATTTATGTGCTCAAAAACGGCAGCTAGTCTGAGGTGGCATGATGAGGAGCGCGTTAAAGATGGGACGTTAAAGCATCCTACTGATGGACTGGCATGGAAGAACTTTGATGAAATGAATGAAGATTTTGCAAAAGAATCACGCAATATTAGACTAGGCTTGTCAAGTGATGGGTTCAACCCGTTTCGTAGCATGAATATTTCATGGAGCACGTGGCCCGTAATGTTGATGGTATACAACTTGCCTCCGTGGATGTGCATGAAACCTGAATATTGTATGCTTTCTTTGCTTATCCCTGGGCCACAATCACCTGGAAAAGATATTGACGTGTATCTACAACCATTGATGGAAGACTTGAAGTTGTTGTAGGAAATAGGGGTGGAAACTTATAATGCATCAAAGAATGAGACCTTTCAAATGCGGGCAGCTCTTTTGTGGACAATTAATGATTTTTCTGCGTATGCTATGTTGTCTGGGTGGAGTACAAAGGGAAAATTGGCTTGCCTTTGTTGCAACAAAAATACCTCTTCTCTACAACTAAAACATAGTCGGAAGACAGTTTATATGGACCATCGTGTCTTTTTACCCATGGATCATCCATGGAGAACCAATACAAGGTCTTTTAATGGGAAGCAAGAATTAAGACCCCCTCCACCTGTTATAGAAGGAACGGAAATTTTTGAGATGCTACAAAATGTTGAGAATGTTTTCGGGAAGAAGTAAAGTACATCAAATAGTTTCCCATGGAATTGGAAAAAAAGATCAATTTTCTTTGAATTGCCTTACTGGCACAAGAACCCACTGCGTCACAACTTAGATGTCATGTACATAGAGAAGAACAAACTTGATAGTATAATTGGAACTCTTTTGGATATCCCAGGCAAGACAAAGGATCATCTGAATGCTCGATATGACTTAAAAGATTTGGGGATCTGGAAAAATCTTCAACCAAAGGAGGTGAATAATGGCAAGAGAACCAAATTGGCAAAGGCATGCTTTTCTATGACTGCTGTAGAGAAGTCAATTTTTTGTGGTGTTTTGAAGACAACAAAGCTACCTGATGGTAGTGCTTCGAATATATCATGGTGTGTACATCTAGGAGAAAGAAAAATTTCTGGGTATAAGACCCACGATGCTCATTTTTTGCTACACTACTTACTACCAATACCGATTAAAAGCATCCTTTCTGATCATGTGGCCATTCCGTTGATTCGACTAAGTTCCTTTTTTCGTCGCATATGCAAAAAGTTAATCACACTGGAAGAGATAGATCAACTAGAGTTAGAGATTGTGGAAACATTATGGCACCTTGAGAGGATCTTTCCCCCTAGTTTTTTTGACATAATGGTTCATCTTCCCATTCATTTAGCAAATGAGGTGAGATTGGGTGGTCCGGTGCAGTTTTGTTGGATGTATCCTCCAGAAAGGTACATGTGTACATTAAAGTCGTATGTACGCAACAAAAGTCGCCCCGAAGGTTCTATTGCAGAGGCATATCTGGCTGAAGAGTGCTTAACTTTCTGCTCAAGATACTTAATAAGCGACCAAGTTTTTTCCTTGAAAGTGCGAACAAGACTTAATAAGCGACCTCAGAATGATGATGATCCTAATGACGACAAAGTTTTTCCTTCAAAGTTGTTTTCTAACAAAGGTCGTTCGTTAGGCGTGGGAAATGGAGAACCAATTAATCTTGATGACATATCAAGTGCTCAAGCCCATGTATATGTATTATACAATTGTGAAGAAGTCGCAGATTATGTTAGGTAACTTAATATAACTTATGTTTATTCACTAAATCAAGTGCATTTAGATTTTTTCCGATCAAACATAACTATTATTAACTACAGAGAGCATGAGGATGAGGTTAACAATCAGCGGGGAACAAAATGGAGAAAAGCAAAAGTTCACAGTAAAACCTTCTTGTAGTGGTTTGAAACTCGGGCGAGGGATCCAGTTGTGCCTGTTTGGCTAAAAGAATTATCTCGAGGTCCAAGCTCTGTTGCAAGAAGATTTTCTGGATATATAATTAATGGATATAGGTTTCACACTATGGAGCGTGAGGCaaggagaaaaacacaaaatagtggtgTCACATTAACTGCTTTAACTTCAAGCTTTGCAAGTGCTAAAGATAAAAGTCCAATTCAAGACACTGTAGCTTATTATGGCAGGTTATTTGAGATAGTAGAGTTACATTATTTTGGGCGTTTTAAGGTTGTATTATTTCGGTGTGAGTGGTATGATGCTGGGAGAGACAAGTATGGTCTTACATTTGTTCACTTCAACAAGAAATGCTACCAGAATGAACCTTTCATACTAGCATCTCAAGCACATCAGTGTTTTTATGTGCAAGATCCATATGAACATAACAAACATTATGTTATGGAAACTATCCCAAGAGacttatttaaaacaaataaCGAATCTGAGTCTGAGGCCCGTCAAACCTTCTATAGAGAACAACACGAGCATATAACAAGTCCTGCCATACCAGCTGATGATGGTGAACTTATTCTGGAGAGGAATGATCTACAACCTAAAGTTATTGAAATGGTTCCCCAAGTGACTTCTGCCCAAGAATATGAGGCAAATTTCATTGGAGATTCTGATTCTGATGGGTCAGCCTAAGCAATTTAttgcttaatatatacatatgtataactaagttttcttcacctttttatttgtaagtcatatttttgttttaatttctcattttgttagtgtttctTATAGGATATGTCACTTTATTGCTTATATTAACTCGAGTTAACTAATTTATTTGTGTAGGAATAAAGAATTTATTGATCTTAAAGCAACATCAAGTAAGAATTTGTTTCGACAATTTGAAGCCAAGAGACAAAAGATTGTAAATGAACGCAAGCAATATGTGATGCAAGGTGCAGCACGTAATGACAAGGAGGAAACTATGCCAAGGTTGGATGTAGTCGAAAGTCAAAAAGAGTTTAGTGCAACCAAAGGAGTGAAGAAATGTACATCAAAGAAGCTAGATTTTACTCATTTACAAAGCACACTCAGCAcaatcaacaaaagaatgaaTTTCACGCCTGAAACCTTGGAAGTACAGCCAAGCATTCCTGCGCAACagccagaaaataaaaaaagaaagaatcacTTTACTGTGGCTATGGCTGAGAAAAAGAAGCATGAAGTACAACATGAACCGTCAACACAAGGCTTGAACAATTCTAAGCTTACAAAGGTAGGCGCAGATGAACTTAAAAGGAAGCTCGATGCAATTCGTAATATGAATAATAGCATGCCAACAAGTGTAAGCCAAGATCGGAGTTGTGCAAATTCTACTCAGTCCACAATCAACCAAAGGCAGCAGCAGATTATTCAAGTCACACATGGTAGAACTCAAAAAAAGGCAACATGACACTACTTTGCTGAGTTTAAACACTACCCCACAAGCTGAAGATTTAATGTCAGAGCAAGATGGATCAAAAAAGGAAAAGAGCAAGCCAAGGGTAAGGGCTACAACTATTGATGAATTTTTAAACGAAAATGGGATAGATGTAGAAATTGACGGACTAAGCTCTGAACTAAGTGATGATGTGGGAGATAGCTTTCCACTTGATGAAAATTATTATTCACATGTGATGGAGGACATTGATGATGACGAAGGTAATTTATTtctatcattttttatattttttgtaaatcaTAATGCTTAATTTTTCAATTGGCATCACTAATTACTCCCTAATTTTTCCCCTAATACGTGAAACTAGGAgagccaaagaagaagaaaacccaGGGAAAAACAACTTGCaaagagatttatgcaagaactaTGGAACAGCGGGAAGAAGTTATTTTTGATATTGGATAGCCAGTAGGACCAACCGATCAAAGTGTGTCTAATTTAACTAGTTTCGTAGGAACGATTGGTAGAAATAAAAGATTTGCGAGTGTTTTGTACACTAGCTGGCATGCTGTAACTCCTAAAGCTAAGAAATTCATGTGGAACTATGTTAATATAAGActcttctattattattaaatgtcgattattttaaatataagaaGGTGCATATAACACTGTTGATATCATGCAGACCAAGTTTATCCTCCCAAATAGTGGAGAAAAGTGGGTGATCCAAGCAATTCGGGATGCTTGGAAGCGGTTCAAGGGAAAGATTAAGTAGAAGCACTTTGTTCCCTTTGATACCATCGAAGATATGGTGAAAAATCGACCGACACAAGTTCCAGAAAGTCAATTCATAAAATTGATCTATTATTGGAGTCATCCTACAATCCAGGTAAAATAGTTGGTACTTTAATTGCGAATATATTACTGTTTGTTAAGACATaagcaaaataatgaaatttcaaTTGATAATGTTGGAATCTGTCCTCTCTCATGCTGTACAAACACATATCCATTCTGATGTAGGTTCTTGAActgaattgaatttttttaggTTATATTGCTGCCAGTTCCATTCTGAACTTCTGAATTTCTGTATTTACAATTCTATTTTTGGGTACTTTGTTTGCTGTAATTTTAAGTtgctgcaattctattttctatagttctgttttgtgcaattttattttctgcaattctattCTGTGCAATTATACCTGCTACTATTCTGGTTGCTGTAATTTTGTTTGCTGAagcaaaatttaattatattgttcTCTGTTTCTATATGCTaactttttattcaattatagtcaataagtgaaaaaaaaagaaacatcaagAACAGCAAAAGTTTCCACATCGCATGGGGCCAATCAATTTTGGAAGAGTACGAGTGGCTCTGGTATACTTATTTCATATTTGTGCTGGGATTTGTTTAGTTAATTTAAGTTATGTTGTTATAGACTTACTTATTTAAGGCTTTATTTTGTAGCGCACGACAAAGGAAACAAATGAGGAACCAAAAAGGTTTGAAATGTTCCTTGCTACTCGAACAAGTCGGAAAAGGAAGGAAGTTGATCAGGAAACACAAGATGCAATTGTATGAGAATTCATTGAATTACTAATGATTATAAATCAAATTTAGGATACAGTAACTAATTCTATTTCAAATGTTTCTTTTAATTAGGATGAATTCCAAAACCGGCAAGCTGCTGGTGAAACAGATGAGGAAGCTTTTGAGTCTTTATTTGGAAAAGAACAACCAGGTCGGGTTAGGTACTATGGAAGATCTATTACACGACGTAACTTAAAAAAGCATGCAGAAATTTCTAAACTCAAGCAACAACACCAGGAGGAAGTCACATCTTTGAAGGCTGAACTTGGAGACATGAAGGCCAAACAGCAGCACCAAGAGGCTGACCTTCATGGATTGCGAAACATGATTAAGTTACTAGTTCAGCGATCTAAACCTGGAATGAGGCCGGAAGAAATTGAAGCTTTGTTACAAGATGCCCAACACTCTCCAATTGATGCAAATAGCGCTCATGGATCAACACATATTCCAAACATAAATATGGTATGACTAGTTTTTTCTTATTCCCtaatatttgtttatatattgttaattgttaattaggattttgagtttaaaatttttatttgttagaaCTTAGGAGGATgctatatctttttaatttgaacTGAAATTGAAGAAGATGGAAGCTGTGATTtggtttttttggttttgttttttcattatgtaattttaatattattgttatcaGGGTGAAAGCTGTAATTTTTctggtttttctggtttttttatttttctggtttggattttctgatttttctaatttttcttattttagttcCCATTTAGTATGAAGTTGTGTTAGTCCGTTTTTTAGTTGTCCTTTATGGTGAGTTATAGTATCCCCCTGAATGTGATTGTTATTTTAAAGCAAAAGACTTTGGTGATATGAAAAGTAGAGTAGTTTCAATTATCCTATGCCTCTCGGATATTGTATGTGTTATTAGTCTGTTAATTACTTTTTTCTTGTTgtactttttcaaattataattatttttctatataattatgcaggataatTCTGAATATGCAAATGAAGATTGAGATGCTTATCATGATGGTTTATTGACAAAGatggaaattgaaagatgtatGGTTGATGATGATGTCTTTTATTAGAAGCTAAGATACatttatatgatataatattttgattttttctagTTTATTAGTAGTAAACTCTAAGTGCATTATATGAGTATACTTATTCTAGTTTGAGATGTATAAATGCTCAAAATTATGATCATTCCAATATTTTTGGTTCattgtataattatattttgtttcagtataatttttattgtttaaagattattgtatggtattattatatatgtatacatttttattttataataattaactaatttaattaacaatacaggattatatatataattatattctcaaatattagagtttagataaaaaaattgttagaaatttctgtttatatatatatatatatatatatatatatatatatatatatatatatatatataaacagaaatttaaaaaaaaaaaactgagggaaaaaaggctacacttatatagagtagctatagGTATACTATTTGCTACATTTATAAAGTGATGCAGTAGCCctgaaaagtgtagcctattcttTACAATTATGGTAACTATTagtgctgaaaagcgtagccttaggtcctgAACAACATCACTTAAAAAGCGTACCCTATTCTCAAAGGCGAGAAGCGTAGCCTTTGctacagaaaagcgtagcctttgagaataggcaacactAATATAGGCATCGCCTACAAAAGTGTCTCCGAAGCCTAAAAAGCGTAACCTtttcctaaggcatcattttttttcgtttttggctacacttttcaagtgtacttgaatgggtgtttttcttttgcttcaaatTAAGCATCCATTTTCTTCATTCAATGACCCTTGTATCCATAATTCTTCAACATTTTGGCTTTGCAAACTGAAACCCTTTGTTAACCTCTTCAATATCAACCATAAACCTCAAATCTTCTTCACAATCTTCTTGCTCatcttcatcttgatcttcaaatgcTTGTAATGAAGAAATGAACGTTAACCGAGCTAATATGAGAAAAATTCCTACAAAAGAAATAAGAGGGAATCTTCAATGCCCATGTTAGTGTAAAATTCTTGATAAATTATAGCTTTGAATTTGAACGAGACTCTATAATCATCATCCCTCCAATCGGCTCTtggtttttcattttttatggaCGTATCTGCTCCTCCAACCTTTTTTTTAGTGGTTTTCATGGGAACCAAAATTTCAGTTTCAATAACATCCCAAATTCTCAGATCTTGACACTTTAGCATATGATCGTTGTACTCTTGTAATAAGAATAATTGGTTACATCTAGTAATGGAGGACGATGAGAAGATTATTTACCTTCCATATGTTCATATCTTGTGCTTGTTCTTATCAATGATCATTTTCTCATACTATAATATTTACCAAAGAGTTAAGCTCTCATATCACTTGTTATTCAATATGCACAAAATATTCAAGATTAAAGACGAATGGAAAAATATTATCATGGTCAAtagcatatataatattaaaaaaatatatatatgcaaataaattataatataaaatgtattacaaaaatataccgataaataatatatatttaaagtacaaaaaatatgtgTACTTTTTATTAACGAAGTGCTATACGTCGATTtttcatatcataaaattcattaaTAATAGAATCTATGTCAAATTTTTTAGCAATCTTTTTAATGTAAATCAAaagataattaacaaaaaaattcatcttcaattttatttctaaatctaTTCTTTACAATATTCATAAATGAAAAAGATCTCTTAGTTATAGCAGTTGAAACAAGGAGAGTTAATACCAAACGAATCAAACAATTAATCAAAGGATATATAAAGACTTTCCTATCTTCGCTAACCCTTAACATAACTCCGAAATTGTGCATAAATTAGTTAATTCAACATCATTAGGaacatttaattattttcttttggttATTATCATTTCAAAACACAgtcttttaggtttagaatttgttattctattttattttcaaaccAAATtatgttagatataaaagggaaaagatttagcccttcgagctctttctccctctctacctcattctacACTCTACACACTTTTGAACCCTAGTTTTTCTatgagccatgagcaactaaacctccattgttaaaaTTACGAGCtatgtttattctatggattaatactattgtcactctattttaattattatattgattcaaattcagggattatttttgtttttcatcttatgaatttgagtCTATTAAAAAATAACTCTTGTTCTACGtgaattcttgttgattcttaGAAAAGTTAACTCACTTGAATAATAACTTGAAAGTAATTCCTCCTAAATCAATAATTATTtagacttaatgggatacgtaacatataatcctcttatatttgggtaattagggtttttatggctaataaactagaattggacttaacCTTTTATTCtacataagtgaccaaggaattggcggttgattaggttagaggagactaaattactaagaaattagggtttagtcaattagggtttgccatgaattgggtcttacattattaaaatagttggtaagaaacattaatccagaaaaataaatatctctgaaactggtggacgaaattgtgatcaattctctttaagttgtttgtctttgtatgaaagctttattatggcactggttgaattcacaactccgttcaactaaccagcaagtgtactgggtcgtccaagtaataaaccttacgtgagtaagggtcgatcccacagagattgttggtatgaagcaagctatggtcaccttgtaaatctcagtcaggcagattaaaatggtttatgggtttcgaaaataaagataaaagaatagattaaataaaaggatagaagacttatgcagattcattggtgggaatttcagataagcgaatggagatgctgcatggctcaaggacgcctgctctcctactgcttctactcaatccttcttactcctttccatggcaagctctgtataggggttcaccatcagctttggctactttcatcctctcgggaaaatgatcctatgcggttgtcagtcgcacggctaattgtctggaggcatcacccatggctgatgactacatcccatcctcgcagtgaaaactaatgctcacgcactctgtcacagtacggctaatcactggttggttcctgctcctactggaatagaatcccttgattcttttgcgtctgtcactgacgcccagcaggttgcaagtttgaagcgcgtcacagtcattcattaccggaatcctactcggaataccacagacaaggttagactttccggattcccaggatcctactcggaataccacagacaaggtgagactttccggatcctcataaatgccgccatctatctagcttataccacgaagattctgttggggaatctaagagatacgcattcaagctcttgttgcatgtagaacggaagtggttgtcaatcacgcgcgttcataagtgagaatgataatgagggttacttatcatcacattcatcatgttcttgggtacgaatggatatcttggaataagaataagagagatttgaataaaagaaaatagaatttcattaatacttgaggtacagcagagctccacacccttaatctatggtgtgcagaaactccactgttgaaaaatacataagcaaaagaggttcaggcatggccgaatggccagccctctccttgatcaagtgaccgaatgaaaaagacttaaagtggtcaaaagatggtcaaaagatgtctaatacaatagataaatgtcctatatatactagactagctactagggtttacatgagtaagtatttgatgcataaatccacttccggggcccacttggtgtgtgcttgggctgagcttgatcattccacgagctgaggcttttcttggagttgaactccgagttatgacgtgttttgggcgttcaactccggatcatgacgtttttctggcgtttaactccagacagcagcatgtacttggcgttcaacgccaagttacatcgtcattcttcgaataaagtatggactattatatattgctggaaagccctggatgtctacttttcaacgccgttgagagcacgccaattggagttctgtagctccagaaaatccatttcgagtgcagggaggtcagattccaacagcatcagcagtccttttgtcagccttcttcagagttttgcttaaatccctcaatttcagccagaatttacctgaaatcacagaaaaacacacaaactcatagtaaagtccataaatgtgaatttatcataaaaactagtgaaaacatccctaaacgtagcttaaacttactaaaaactatataaaaacaatgccgaaaagcgtataaattatccgctcatcacaacaccaaacttaaattgttgcttgtccccaagcaactgaaaatcaaataggataaaaagaagagaatatactataaagtccaaaatatcaatgaatattaatttaattacatgagcgggacttgtagctttttgcttctgaacagttttggcatctcactttttcctttgtagttcagagtgattggcgtctctgggaacttagaatttgggatagtgttattgactttcctagttaagcatgttgattcttgaacacagctacttatgagtctctgctgtggccctaagcactttgtcttccagtattaccaccggatacacaaatgccacagacacataactgggtgaaccttttcagattgtgactcagctttgctagagtccccagttagtggtgtccagagccc
Coding sequences within it:
- the LOC112803601 gene encoding uncharacterized protein; translated protein: MPKDWMDLPRYSEEYINDVISFLEFAYFEGEPDGQQIQCPCKRCCNIEWYRRDVVFDHLVADGFVKGYRTWINHGEWTIPMVVDDDTDDEGARDDIEGLLNDAFGDHAEGVTVGPNKEAKKFYNLIDGASQELYPGCKKFSTLSFTICLYLLKCLHGWSNASFTSLLELLKEAMLEINIPPSFHNTKAMIRDLGLDYKKRDACPNDCLLYRKELKDETQCCVCGTSRYTENSSDNSENQPHKNGRPIPAKTLRYFPIIPRLQRLFMCSKTAASLRWHDEERVKDGTLKHPTDGLAWKNFDEMNEDFAKESRNIRLGLSSDGFNPFRSMNISWSTWPVMLMVYNLPPWMCMKPEYCMLSLLIPGPQSPGKDIDVYLQPLMEDLKLL